TGTATcaatctttttcatctcttcatcaGTTTACATTTCGCTCCTTATTTTTTGCATATCTATACTTCTGTCCTTCTACCCAGACACCTTCAGCCTGTCAAAAGTTTTCATCCCTCACTGCACCCATCCACGCATCACTATAACCACACATGCCATCAATTAATAAGAAGTGACTTACGTGACAACGTGACTTACCATTTCAAGAACCCAAGGAACACGTGATTTTACAGTTACTAATACTATATCTCCCATGTCCCCTccatcctcttattctttccctaacgttttttttttttttttttcaagagttcATACATTTCAGATCTctataaacagaacaacaaccaAGAATTAGTTCGTTCGAGTAACTAAATAGGCACGTGAATTGTTTGGCTTTTTTGTATCACACTTACACAAGCCTGATGATTCCCCAATGGAGCTAAGTTGCCAGAAAGTTTCCATGATATTGTGTCCGTAACTAATATCTCTCCTTTGCACATCCCAGCTTAAACCAGGGTAACGATTCCTCGATTAAGCTAACTTACCTAAAATCCCCTACATTACTGTTTCcgttattaatttctctctccttttcacatCTCAGCTTAAACCAGGGTGACGATTTCCTACTTGAGCTAACTTACTTACAAAATTCCCAATGTTATAGTACCCGTAACTAATTCCCAATGTTATATTACCCGTAACtaacttccctctcttctccacgcCCCACCCTAGCCAGTGGCCTGCGCGCTCCATTCCTGCCACGTGAGCGCCGCCAGATTGCCAACAATTTTGAGTTGGAGCTCACGGTGGAGGAACTGTGCAAGAACAAAGCAGCCAACGAGTTCTTCCGCCTGCCAGAGACTAAGGACTGTCGGGATGTCTTCAGGTGAGCATGGGAGGCACGGAAGGGAGAGATACCGGGCAGTGTAGACTGGGAAAGTAAAGGCGGCGGAGAAAGGAACTGGCCAGTACTCTACATGCAGAGGTTCAGGGAGGGTGACGCTACCTGCCCTGCGCCAACGTTCACTGGGTACGTCAATGGGAGGTGAATGCCACGCGTGCCAAGGTCCCTAAACACATCACATAGCCATCCTAACCATTATATCAACTTACTTTCCCCAAGCAGGTTAAGTAACACAGTTTACGACAGTGCAAAGACACTAATAACTCTTCACAACAGTCAAGCTTATTCGTTAACTCAATGACGAGACAATAACTACACTGAAGTCTATACCTAAGTCTATCTACTACATATCTTCAAATTCTGCACTTCTAGCAGTAAACTCACCACCTCGAAAACTTAAGCCTTTATCGCATATTATGTGAGGCATGAGAGGCACATTAAGAGGGAGGGACATGTGCGGGACACCAACAGACCACTGAAGGGGTTTATATTAACACAGACATTCCTTGACATCCAAAGAAGCCACGTGATGTGTACTGGACCGCACATCAAAAAGCTTTTCCTTGTTCCATCGACTTGCAAacggatactctctctctctctctctctctctctctctctctctctctctctctctctctctctctctctctctctctcacacacacaaacacacaactcaATAATGAAtcttaaacttttctttctttctcttcttctcttctttttcttcttcatcttctttcctcgtcGCCGGTAaacacctcccctccttcccttcatctctccctctctccctccctccctcatcacagcctcctctcctctcatccccgCAGATGTGACCGCAGCGGGCGTGTCGGGCCCATCCGGCTGGCGGCCATTCGCTGCCCAACACAGCTGGCCTTTGATGTGGACCGCCAAGTGTGTGACTGGAAGGCGAGAGTCAAGAACTGTGACAAGCTGGAGAGTGAGTGTCTGTGATTATCGTTTTGGGTGgattgtgtttctcctttttctgcctgttgttgttgttgttgttgttgttgttgttgttgttgttgttgttgttgttgttgttgttgttgttgttcttcttcttcttcttcttcttcttcttcttcttcttcttttggggatttgctttattcattttttttttaagtttgtgaGTCAGTGCAACTCTTTTCATTATATACGAAGGGAGAGATACCGGGCAGTGTAGACTGGGAAAGTAAAGGCGGCGGAGAAAGGAACTGGCCAGTATGTATGGCTCGTATGTACTTTGTTGTGCTTTCGCAATTATCTAGAGAGTcttaacaactctctctctctctctctctctctctctctctctctctctctctctctctctctctctctctctctctctctctctctctctctctctctctctctctctctctctctatatatatatatatatatatatatatatatatatatatatatatatatatatatatatatatatatatatatatatatatatatatatatatatatatatatatatatatatatatatatatatatatatatatatatatatatatatatatatatatatatatatatatatatatatatatatatatatatatatatatatatatatatatatatatatatatatatatatatatatatatatatatatatatctacctacctacctacctacctacctacctacctatctatctatctatctatctatatatctatatatatatatatatatatatatatatatatatatatatatatatatatatatatatatatatatatgtatatatatatctgcacTGCGTCTCTTGCTACTTCCATATTGCCATGTTCTTTCTGCACCGCCGTCGTTCCTTCCATCGCTGaccgccccctcccctcctctttctcttctcacagAGCCCACTAAAGTGAAGCCGCTGTTCAACACGGACGAGCCGCTGTGCCCGCAGGGTCAGCTGGCCTGTGGCGACGGCGTGTGTCTGCCCCAGGCCTTGTTCTGCGACGGCAACTTTGACTGTGACGATGACTCCGATGAAAACGCTTGCAGTGAGTGTCGCTAGTGATTGTTGTATTGGCTGTAATATTGCATGTGTTTAGAGTAACTGGTGGTATTATTAAGAGTGCAGGGGTTTTAGAGTAGTTCATAGCATTGCTAGGGGTGTAGGAATAACCTAACTGCTAGTTAACCTTTCTCTCCTCGCCAAGGTGTGGACGAGGACCCTAACCGCGCCCCGGTGTGTGACACCAAGCAGTGTGTGCTGCCGGACTGCTTCTGCTCGTCGGACGGCACACGCATACCCAGCAACCTGAACCCCGACCAGACACCGCAGATGatcaccatcaccttctccGGCGCCGTGAACGTGGACAACGTGGACCTGTACCAGGACATCTTCAAAGACGACAGGAAGAACCCCAATGGCTGCCAGATCAAGGGCAGCTTCTTCGTCTCCCACCGCTACACCAACTACTCCGCCGTGCAGGAGCTCCACCGCAAGGGTCACGAGATCGGCGTCTTCTCCATCAGCAACCGCGAGAGTCCTGACTACTGGACGCACGGCACCTACGACGACTGGCTCACCGAGATGGCGGGCGCCAGGCTCATCCTGGAGCGCTACGCCAACATCACCGACAATTCTATCATCGGGGTGCGCGCGCCTTACCTGCGTGGTGGGTGGCAACACGCAGTTCGAGATGATGACTGACCAGCTCTTCATCTACGACTCCTCCATCACAGCGCCCCTCAGCTCAGTGCCGCTGTGGCCCTACACCCTCTACTTCAGGATGCCCCACAAGTGCCATGGCAACGCCCAGAACTGTCCCTCTCGCTCCCACCCCGTGTGGGAGATGGTCATGAACGAGCTGGACCGCCGCGACGACCCGGAGTTCGACGAGACGCTGCCGGGCTGCCACTTCGTCAGTTCCTGCACCAACATCCGCACCGGGGAGCAGTTCCAGCACTTCCTGGAGCACAACTTCCAACGCCACTACAGGACCAACAGGGCGCCTCTCGGCCTGCACTTCCACGCCGCCTGGTTGGAGAGCAACAAAGACTACAAGAAGATTCTCTCGAACTTCATCGATGAAAAGACATCCCAGAACGACGTGTACTTCGTGACGATGCTGCAGGTGATTCAGTGGATGCAGACCCCCACCGAGATCACCGCCATCAGGGACTTCCAGGAGTGGAAGGAGAAGTGTGACGTGAAGGGCTTGCCTTACTGCTCGCTGCCCAACACCTGCAACGTCAAGAGCAGGGAGCTGCGAGGCGAGAGTTTCAACCTGTTCACTTGCATGGACTGCCCCAGGGAGTACCCGTGGCTCCTCGACCCCACCGGAGACGGCCTCGACCTCGTGTGAGACACTGGCGGTGACCACAGAGATCAAAACGCTCGTGTGAATGGAAAGTACGCCAATCAAGACACCGGTTTACTTAGCATTGTAGTTGTACAGTGGAGAACAAACGAGTTAAACTCTGCAGAGAACGGATTTACCTTGTTCTGCTCACCTGCCTACCACAGCATCACGAAGTCACTCCAAAGACATGAGGAAAATGACAAAAGATCCCCAAGCATGAACATTGTGCTCCTCTGGCGACATGAAggacccccctccctccctcacccccaccgCGCGGCTGGTCCGACCCTCACTCTAGTCCCGTTCACGTTCCGTTGTGCCAGTGTCTGAGGACCGCCACGCCCCCTCGCCAAGGCCTCCTCCGCCACACTCACACCCTGCGAGACTGCTTCTTTGCAAGGCTCCACCGCCACTTAACCTCTCATGATGACAATCTAACAATTCTTACTTTATCAGAGTTGCCCTAAGTGAATTCAATAAGCAAAGGTAAAATGACAGGTGTTAAAAGGTGCTAACTACTCAATAACGCCTTTTTTCTATTAACGTGTCTTTCGAAATTATACTTTTACTTTGCATCAGACAATCTTAACCATTCCACTAGTTTGGTTTCTCCTTAAGGGTGATAAAAGAGTGCAAAGTTTAAGTATAATTTGGAAAGACACCGTCAGAGGAAAAGGAGTGATTCAGTAGTTCAAATCTTCGAGTGCCGTACTTTTACATCTGCTCAGTGAAATCATGCACAGTCACTTGAATAGGAGCAGCAGGTGTTGTGTCATTACCCCTTCACCCCTTACCCTTTCCATAATCATTTGCAAGTTCAGGCACTTATTTCTGCACTACGGTATCTTTAAGCAGTTTTGTAGCCTAGAAGAGACAAAATTAACGTGTTCTCTTACATCACATGTCTATACGAAGAAATAATATAGTCATTACAGTCCTCTGAATGTTAATAAATGACGACCGTAATAGTAAAAGGATTAACATTAAAAGGGTTAAGACTGAGAGGGTGCAGCATTCGAGAGATTAAGAGTTCATCTCAGTCTTTTCTGTTCCTAATGTTCTACGAGTGGTGAAGCCTTCCTCCCGCCATCCTCCACGCTCACAGTCTGTCCAGGTGCAATATTCCAGGCAAAAACAAGCTACATCACAgctaaaatagaaataatgtcAGTCTAAATTTAATCTCCCAAATGCAAAATACAATACGAAAACTTTCATTAcgtaagactctctctctctctctctctctctctctctctctctctctctctctctctctctctctctctctctctctctctctctctctctctctctctctccgtttctatTTTCTCACCGGTGTGAACAAAAAGTTTCcatgtttcattgttttccGAAAGGTCGACTTTGTGAGCGTGATCCTCGAGCCCCTTTcccggtaacacacacacacacacacacacacacacacacacacacacacacacacctcaaacccgtgtgtgtgtgtgtgtgtgtgtgtgtgtgtgtgtgtgtatctttctgtctgtctgtctgtgtgtgtgcttgtctgtctgtctattcgtctACCTTTCTACgagcatctgtgtgtgtgcgttcatTTTACAACAATATATCGCTCCAGCTGACTAGAAATACCATAAGTCTAGCTCCaccttgtgtgtctgtctgtctgtaaataATAGCTTCTACTTTCATCAAATTTACGACGAAGGTTGACTATGTATTGTCATCGTTACGTTAAAAGTAGTAGTTGTTTATGTTACGCCTTGAATACTTGTACAGAATTATTGTTAGTCTCTTggcactccctctctctctctctctctctctctctctctctctctctctctctctctctctctctcttggtggggATATGCTAACTTATACTTTTTCACCGCTCTTTGTCACACGGTTGCTTACTTAATCACAACCCACTCATACATATCAACAACCACTTATAAAACCCAATATTGGCTGGCCATGGAAAagtcctcctctttttatccctttttctctcctgtagCTGCTTGAAATGGTTGTGCACAGTGATTTTCGCGATGTTAATTATTACCTACCGCGATGAAAGGGTTATTAAGTATTGCATTTGTTGTATATTGGTGTATAGTGACCGCGTCCGTGTTGTATTTAAGGTACGTGTAAGCTGTGTCcgtgttttgtattttattgttaAGTTAGTTGATGATAAGCATTTCCACGATATGTTATTGTTAAACTGTAGTTTGTAAAGCAGATGGTTGgcggatattctctctctctctctctctctctctctcttctctctctctctctctctctctctctctctctctctctctctctctctctctctctctctctctctctctctctctctttgcacctCCCAGTATTCACTACGGCAGTATTAAGATCAAATcaccaaatatatatatgtagatgcAGCATTATTTTCAAGTTCATTTATGCACCAAGTGAATAGTGCACGCAAAACTTAATACTGTGTGTCAAGatatacgagtgtgtgtgtatgtgtgtagtgaTTATTTACGTGAGTACCAAACACTTCTTGAAATCAGTCTGACGTGCTGTGTtttggacgtgtgtgtgtgtgtgtgtgtgtgtgtgtgtgtgtgtgtgtgtgtgtgtgtgtgtgtgtgtgtgtgtgtgtgtgtgtgtgtgtgtgtgtgtgtgtgtgtgtgtgtgtgtgtgtgtctgtggtgtcGTGGGAACTTCACTGTTATCTATAATaactctgtttttttattttcctcctcctcttcctcctcctccttctcctcctcctcctcttcctcctcctccatcacacaaCCACGCCTCCTCcacatctttctctctcacatccaTCATGacactcctctttctttacctcctcctcctcctcctcctcctcctcctcttcctcttcctcctcctccttcttcttctcctcctcctcctcctcctcctcctcctcctccacctcctcctcctcctcctcctcctcctcctctttctcctcctctcctacctcAGCCGGTCATACGGTACGTACGTGTGCTTGcgggaagacacacacacacacacacacacacacacacacacacacacacacacacacacacacacacacacacacacacaagacagtcGGTTGGCGTGCATCCGCTGGGGAGAAgagattagaggaggaggaggaggaggaaaagtagaaggaaaagaaggaggaggaggaggaggaggaggaggaggaggaggaggaggaggaggaggaaagaaaattgtgtggcaaaagaggagagagagagagagagagagagagagagagagagagagagagagagagagagagagagagagagagagagagagagagagagagagagagagagagagaacacgcaGCACACAAAGGAATACCCCGTGGctggcaggaagggaagaaataccACACAACTTGGAAAAGCTGCAGGGAAAGCTATTTACgaagaagacaagaaacagTCACCGCTGCAGTCAACAATGTCAGAATAGCAAGAACCCCTAAAAAAAAGGCAGCATTTTACAACATACGGAAGAGCCTGAATTTCTCTGCgataatgcatgaaatcttactTGTTTACTAATATTAAGGAATCTACAACACTttcttccactgtgttttgtgtcTTAAGTCTTCTCATCTGCTAACAGTCTCCCTAAGAACCTGGTAATTGATAGATGCTTAGATCATATGAACACAAGATaacaagggaagctacaagggGTCATCAgtcctacatgtggcagtccttgtatgaagcAAACTTGAGATACTCACACGTTCACAATCCGACTGAAGTGTTTGGGTTCGTCTGACGTGAATCATTTATTGGTTATCTTCAAATTGT
The Scylla paramamosain isolate STU-SP2022 chromosome 3, ASM3559412v1, whole genome shotgun sequence genome window above contains:
- the LOC135115759 gene encoding LOW QUALITY PROTEIN: chitin deacetylase 1-like (The sequence of the model RefSeq protein was modified relative to this genomic sequence to represent the inferred CDS: deleted 1 base in 1 codon), with amino-acid sequence MARLWYMWSTAVVLAAASGLRAPFLPRERRQIANNFELELTVEELCKNKAANEFFRLPETKDCRDVFRCDRSGRVGPIRLAAIRCPTQLAFDVDRQVCDWKARVKNCDKLEKPTKVKPLFNTDEPLCPQGQLACGDGVCLPQALFCDGNFDCDDDSDENACSVDEDPNRAPVCDTKQCVLPDCFCSSDGTRIPSNLNPDQTPQMITITFSGAVNVDNVDLYQDIFKDDRKNPNGCQIKGSFFVSHRYTNYSAVQELHRKGHEIGVFSISNRESPDYWTHGTYDDWLTEMAGARLILERYANITDNSIIGVRAPYLRVGGNTQFEMMTDQLFIYDSSITAPLSSVPLWPYTLYFRMPHKCHGNAQNCPSRSHPVWEMVMNELDRRDDPEFDETLPGCHFVSSCTNIRTGEQFQHFLEHNFQRHYRTNRAPLGLHFHAAWLESNKDYKKILSNFIDEKTSQNDVYFVTMLQVIQWMQTPTEITAIRDFQEWKEKCDVKGLPYCSLPNTCNVKSRELRGESFNLFTCMDCPREYPWLLDPTGDGLDLV